A window of the Lolium perenne isolate Kyuss_39 chromosome 7, Kyuss_2.0, whole genome shotgun sequence genome harbors these coding sequences:
- the LOC127301674 gene encoding lipid phosphate phosphatase 2 isoform X2 produces the protein MADIQLGCHTVRSHGAKLARLHMYDWIILLLLAVLDGLLNIIEPFHRFVGRDMMTDLSYPLKGNTIPFWAVPLVAILLPWAIFVGIYFKKKNVYDLHHGILGILYSVLITAVITDAIKDGVGRPRPDFFWRCFPDGKPNYDNITTDVICHGEKSIIKEGHKSFPSGHSSCFLTWYLAGKLAAFDRKGHIAKLCMVFLPLLVASLVAVSRVDDYWHHWQDVFAGSIIGLTVSSFCYLQFFPYPFDADGIWPHAYFQQLAETQSNGIANSYDTRPTAIEPIDEGYDAIALRDSSLILDTMESGRR, from the exons ATGGCTGATATTCAATTAGGCTGCCACACTGTGAGGTCCCATGGTGCCAAACTGGCAAGACTCCACATGTACGACTGGATAATACTACTCTTACTTGCTGTTCTTGATGGACTGTTAAACATAATTGAGCCTTTTCACCGGTTTGTTGGACGTGACATGATGACAGACTTGAGTTATCCCCTAAAGGGCAATACTATTCCATTTTGGGCTGTTCCA CTCGTTGCGATTCTGCTACCCTGGGCCATCTTTGTTGGAATTTACTTCAAAAAGAAAAATGTCTATGATTTACACCATGGCATCCTTG GCATTCTATATTCGGTGCTTATAACTGCTGTGATTACTGATGCAATTAAAGATGGTGTTGGTCGCCCTCGCCCAGATTTCTTCTGGCGCTGTTTCCCTGATGGAAAACCT AATTATGATAATATAACTACTGATGTCATATGCCATGGAGAAAAAAGCATCATCAAGGAAGGTCACAAAAGTTTCCCAAGCGGGCATTCATCAT GTTTTCTTACATGGTACTTAGCTGGGAAGCTTGCAGCTTTTGATCGCAAGGGTCATATTGCAAAATTATGCATGGTGTTTCTGCCTCTACTTGTTGCATCACTCGTGGCAGTTTCTCGAGTTGATGATTACTGGCATCATTGGCAAGACGTATTTGCAGGCAGCATCATAG GTCTTACTGTTTCTTCCTTTTGTTACCTGCAGTTTTTCCCATATCCGTTTGATGCTGATG GTATATGGCCTCATGCGTATTTCCAACAGCTAGCTGAGACCCAAAGCAACGGCATTGCAAACTCATATGACACGAGGCCAACAGCAATTGAACCCATTGATGAAGGCTATGACGCCATTGCTCTGAGAGATAGCAGCCTCATCTTAGACACCATGGAGTCTGGCAGGAGATAA
- the LOC127301674 gene encoding lipid phosphate phosphatase 2 isoform X1, translating into MADIQLGCHTVRSHGAKLARLHMYDWIILLLLAVLDGLLNIIEPFHRFVGRDMMTDLSYPLKGNTIPFWAVPLVAILLPWAIFVGIYFKKKNVYDLHHGILGILYSVLITAVITDAIKDGVGRPRPDFFWRCFPDGKPNYDNITTDVICHGEKSIIKEGHKSFPSGHSSWSFAGLGFLTWYLAGKLAAFDRKGHIAKLCMVFLPLLVASLVAVSRVDDYWHHWQDVFAGSIIGLTVSSFCYLQFFPYPFDADGIWPHAYFQQLAETQSNGIANSYDTRPTAIEPIDEGYDAIALRDSSLILDTMESGRR; encoded by the exons ATGGCTGATATTCAATTAGGCTGCCACACTGTGAGGTCCCATGGTGCCAAACTGGCAAGACTCCACATGTACGACTGGATAATACTACTCTTACTTGCTGTTCTTGATGGACTGTTAAACATAATTGAGCCTTTTCACCGGTTTGTTGGACGTGACATGATGACAGACTTGAGTTATCCCCTAAAGGGCAATACTATTCCATTTTGGGCTGTTCCA CTCGTTGCGATTCTGCTACCCTGGGCCATCTTTGTTGGAATTTACTTCAAAAAGAAAAATGTCTATGATTTACACCATGGCATCCTTG GCATTCTATATTCGGTGCTTATAACTGCTGTGATTACTGATGCAATTAAAGATGGTGTTGGTCGCCCTCGCCCAGATTTCTTCTGGCGCTGTTTCCCTGATGGAAAACCT AATTATGATAATATAACTACTGATGTCATATGCCATGGAGAAAAAAGCATCATCAAGGAAGGTCACAAAAGTTTCCCAAGCGGGCATTCATCAT GGTCTTTTGCTGGTCTAGGTTTTCTTACATGGTACTTAGCTGGGAAGCTTGCAGCTTTTGATCGCAAGGGTCATATTGCAAAATTATGCATGGTGTTTCTGCCTCTACTTGTTGCATCACTCGTGGCAGTTTCTCGAGTTGATGATTACTGGCATCATTGGCAAGACGTATTTGCAGGCAGCATCATAG GTCTTACTGTTTCTTCCTTTTGTTACCTGCAGTTTTTCCCATATCCGTTTGATGCTGATG GTATATGGCCTCATGCGTATTTCCAACAGCTAGCTGAGACCCAAAGCAACGGCATTGCAAACTCATATGACACGAGGCCAACAGCAATTGAACCCATTGATGAAGGCTATGACGCCATTGCTCTGAGAGATAGCAGCCTCATCTTAGACACCATGGAGTCTGGCAGGAGATAA